One part of the Lotus japonicus ecotype B-129 chromosome 2, LjGifu_v1.2 genome encodes these proteins:
- the LOC130737024 gene encoding uncharacterized protein LOC130737024, giving the protein METRRRRRDEDPEHRHVSPTRGVRGRPRRAQVQREETDQVIPPAPPPLPPSLTPPLPSPPSSPERQRSPTASGGETQAPQAPISSHDWRRLISSIDDIRQRNEYLQEQLEYCRFEQQDEGDREAEAVVEFEPFSAAVREVVIPDNMKNIVLETYSGKADPKEHLLYFNTKMVISAASDAVKCRMFPAIFKGTTMAWFTTLPRGSITNFRDFSSKFLVQFSASKTKQVTIEDLYNVHQSEGEILKQYVKRFSTASVKIEESEPNACARAFKNGLQPGKLNSKLSRKPVKSMAEVRARENTYILDEEDDAFKRRRAKVEKDGE; this is encoded by the coding sequence ATGGAAACACGTCGCAGACGACGGGATGAAGATCCTGAGCATCGGCATGTTTCGCCGACGCGCGGCGTCAGAGGCAGGCCACGACGTGCGCAGGTTCAACGCGAGGAGACAGATCAGGTAATTCCTCCTGCTCCACCTCCACTTCCTCCTTCTCTGACGCCTCCGTTACCCTCACCGCCGTCCTCGCCAGAGCGGCAGAGGTCACCCACAGCGTCAGGAGGAGAGACTCAGGCACCTCAAGCACCGATCTCCAGCCACGATTGGAGACGCTTGATTAGTAGCATTGATGATATACGACAACGAAACGAGTATCTCCAAGAGCAGCTAGAGTACTGTCGTTTTGAGCAGCAGGATGAGGGAGATCGCGAGGCAGAGGCCGTGGTCGAGTTCGAACCGTTTTCAGCGGCGGTAAGAGAAGTTGTCATTCCAGACAATATGAAGAATATAGTTCTGGAGACCTACAGTGGAAAGGCTGATCCCAAGGAGCACCTGCTGTATTTCAACACAAAGATGGTGATCAGCGCTGCTTCTGATGCGGTCAAGTGTAGGATGTTTCCGGCCATATTCAAGGGCACAACAATGGCGTGGTTCACGACTCTACCACGAGGATCCATCACGAACTTTCGTGACTTCTCATCCAAATTCCTTGTCCAGTTCTCGGCGAGCAAAACTAAGCAGGTGACGATTGAAGATTTGTACAACGTGCATCAATCTGAGGGCGAGATTTTGAAACAGTACGTGAAGCGGTTCAGCACTGCATCAGTAAAGATAGAGGAATCCGAGCCAAACGCATGTGCCCGCGCCTTTAAAAACGGATTGCAGCCGGGGAAGTTAAATAGTAAATTGAGTAGAAAGCCAGTAAAGTCAATGGCGGAGGTGCGAGCCCGGGAGAACACGTACATACTTGACGAGGAAGATGACGCTTTTAAGCGGAGACGCGCGAAGGTAGAGAAGGATGGCGAATAG